From Quercus lobata isolate SW786 chromosome 11, ValleyOak3.0 Primary Assembly, whole genome shotgun sequence:
CTTAGTGTATtacatgttgtgattaattaactaTAAATAACTAACACTCgaatgttaattaattaaacaaataataatagcGGTCAAGTTCCTGAATTGGCAAAAATCTACAAAGATGTTCATTTCAATCTAAATACAAATAGGTGGATACACCATGAGGATGAAGCGACATATGTATGTATATCATTCCATCCCTATTATTCCATCTTTATCATATTTGTAAAGCTGTAACATATGTATTATTAATGTTGTGAttgcttgtttttttctctttctcaaaatgCAAGAGGATCATTGTCCAGATCCTAATGCAATTCCCCTTACACAAGAGGAGatctcaaacttggtttttaagaaaaaatccGGTATTGTAAAAGGACTTGGCATGAGACCTTCCTCTTCTCTAGTAACCACTGCCTCATCTAGTTCCTCAGTGTAGTATATTCATTGGTTAGAAAGTGAGATAATTGAGCTCAAAGAGGCAGGAGCTAGGGACGAAGAGGAGCAAGCTAAGGAGCAAAAGGCGCGAGCTAAGCAAGATGAGgtccaaaagaatattcttaattttttgaggagCAAGGGTTATGATGACGCTTTTACCTAAGGAGGTGGTTCATCTTCAAGCTAAATCACTTATTGGTTAGTACTTTATCTTTAAGTTAAAacacttcattttttatgtatcatTTGAAACTAATATTTGTCACGTGATAGTTTATTCAATCTTTAGTTTATGATACTAAAGATATAGAAGTGAAATTTTTGTTGGCATTGTGTAGAATTATATTTGACAAAAGatttatatttgtgcagatttcttattggtggctttaAGGGATTTCCTTTAGGCATTATttgaagacatatgaggacatctTTCGTtggttctaattatattatgctacaTTTTTTGTATTGCTATAAAACATCTTaagttattgtatgtgttgcaaacaattattgtatggaaggagtttgaattggatacttattttaattttaacttgtggaatgtatggatcgattttttataaatgtattgttgaaataaatgtgttaatcaaatgtgaggttttaataatgtaatgacaggttacaggttaatatcaacgccatgaaaataataaaaacagaaaataagttttagtgacgaagtttttcgtcacaaatatggcaacaaaaaattgttttagtgactaAATATATCGTCACTAAATGTAGTggaattttgtaagaaatggttttagtgatgaaaattttcatcactatatgtgtttggattttcttaaaaatagttttagtgacgaattttttcgtcactatatgtacccgaaaataattttagtgacaaaattcttcgtcactaaatataatttaataaactggaatggttttagtgatgaaatattttcgtcactaaatactatttttagcaaggaaaacatttagcgacgaaacgttttcgtcactaaaagtttttttttttttaaaaacaaatcagACTTTTAGTGACCAAATTTTTCGTCGCCAGGACTTTTAGCAACGGGGCTGCAGCGACGAAacgaatttcgtcactaaaaatccaatttcgtcactaaaggttcttagtgacgaaaaacaggacttttagtgacaaattttttcgtcactaaaaatatattttcttgtagTGCAATTAATGGAGTGTTTGACTCTACCATATTTTAATAGGGTCCTTGACTCTAACAAACtaatggagtccttgactccgCCACATTTCAATGGAGTCCTTGAttcccaaaattattttaaataaagtgggGATTCTAATTCCTTCAAATTCCAACATGACTAATTTTTTGGGGATTCCTCATTCTTAATCAAGATTGGAgttaataatttacaaaataaaatcaactggaaaaaaaaaatgatttgaagaCCCAATTCCGAAAAtatcttaacaaaaaaataaatttgcttcaaagtatttttctttcccttaattaaatttgagaatctcaatcaaaatattcattaaaattcctacaaagaagcaaatgaaagaaaagagtcAATTGCTTGGACATTCAACTTCTCAAAGAGGGAATCCTTGATTTAATTTCCATAAAAACAAGGACCTTGACTTATCCTTGAGATTAAAACCAATTATGTCACCTAAAAGCAAAATTAAGTCAATGCTTAATTAAATACAAAGTGTTTGACTTAAATGTCCATCAGTTAAATTGGGCAAAATCAATTTGagaattttaaatctaaaacctCGAATTAAGAACTACGAATTGGCTTGATCCCTGTCATGGGTTGGTAGGCaacctaaataaattattaagtgcggccacaaataaataaacccaCATATCTCCCTAAACATGAACGTAAATGAACTTATGTAAAAAGACGACGTGGTTGGAATCAAATGGTCTTCCCTTGAAACAAGGGAATGTAATTAAGTGATATATTATCTTGAATGAGCACTACTCACATCaataaaactcatgttttaatGGAATCCTTGACTCTGCCACATTTTAACTGAGTCCTCGACTCTACCCAATTAATGTAGTGCTTGACTCTACCATATTttaatggagtccttgactctaacAAACTAAttaatggagtccttgactccaCCACATTTCAATGGAGTCCTTGAttcccaaaattattttaaataaagtaggGATTGGtttcttggtctgatgataaagagtacTCTATACTAATGattctttaaaagaaaagtacaCTATGTTAAAAGAGTTcaataattttgattggttgatTAATTCGAACTAGTCTTGTTCCAACAGTTCTCATCTCATAACACTTCTTGGCTTCTTATATATTTCATCCATTTCTAAAGAAggagagcaagagatttacaaACCAAACCACTACTTGCTTCTAAGGGTTCTACACGACATCTTCAACCAAATCTACCAGTAATGTGGACAATTGGATTATGTATTGTAGCAGTACTGGTCATATATTTGAGTTACAGGCTTAACAAATGGAGCAATCCAAAGTGTAATGGAGTCCTTCCTCCAGGTTCTATGGGTCTACCCCTTATTGGAGAGACCCTTCAGCTGATTGTTCCAAGTTACTCTCTTGACCTCCATccatttatcaaaaagaaagcTCAGAAGTACGTAACATGCCACTAATTGTGTgtctttattattataattcttttttggtaactagtgtgtgtgcatgtgttttTATAGTATGTATCACTGTTCTGCATGCGTACAagtatgtatttatgtatttacgTATGTATGAGTTTCTTATTAAGTTGTTATGGGCAAGGGGATGAAACAGAAGATGGAATATATGAATATACTCGTATCTACTTAAGAccaatatgaaataaaaatatcatatatgtatgtattgaGTGCTATTTTAATGTAAGAAAACCTTCAATtacatattcattatattttcttatattttcagCATAAGTAACccgttttcaaattttttgttggatgtCAAAATTACATGtatgaattaaatttttttaagagttacATATACactaaataaaacttaaatttatgTTAGTATGTAATCTTCCCAAATTTTtatgaaggaaaacaaaatattatataattaatttgcGATcatattatggtttttttttttcctttttagtatTACTTTTGAAAGATAGCAACattgttcttatttttctcCATTTGTCAGAACTCTAGCTTTACTTTTTTGCCTCGTTTGCCCTaccttcattttatttttacaggTTTTAAACCTTAAAACATTGATAGAAttggaaacattttttttaatgaattttgacATATAAAAGAGGTAATAGTGTATTGATTATAAatctgataaaaaaaattagaaaaaatatagtGACAACATTTTGAACTAGTTGATTGTGATTAGTGAAAATTAAAGTGATATCAGTGTTAAGTTTATGGGACTGTTATCTTAACAAGTggtgaaaaaaattatgttcataaaaaatgaaaacaatatatatatatatatatatatatatatatataagatatgcctaaaaaaaactcacaaaaaatcaaattataattagGAGGGGGCAAAAGTGGTAAAATTACTCTTAAGCTATTGacttgtcttttaatttttttttggtgggccAGGGACAATTGCCCCCACCCCCGACCTCCTAGCTCGCCTATGTCAAGGAAGTCCCAACACTGATCAAACAAAATCTGCTTTGGGCAACTTTGTCATGTCAAGTCCAACAATCATTAATAGCCCCTTTCAAATCGCATTTATTGTAAAGATTAAGCACTTTGATTAGACAAATCAATTGTTATTAATGATAGTAAGTTGTCTCAAAAACTTAAAccataaaaactaataataataataaaaaaatgatgaatttaattatttaatctaacctatgcaacttttcttctttttccccctTCAGATATGGGCCAATATTTCGAACTAGTGTGGCTGGTTCACCCATAGTGGTATCAATAGATCCTGAATTCAACCATTACATTGCTAAACAAGAAGGAAGATTAGTTGAAATTTGGTACTTGGATTCATTTTCCAAGCTTTTAACAATGGAAGGCGAAAATAAGGTAACTGCCGTTGGTGTTGTCCACAAGTACATAAGAAGTATCGTATTGAATCGCTGTGGTGCTGATCCACTTAAGGAAAAGTTACTTCCTCAAATTGAAGAATTTGTTAACAAAACCCTACAAACATGGTCAAGTCATCCTTTAGTTGAAATGAAACATGCCGCGTCAGTGGTAATTTTCAACTTTCCCTTAATATAGACTCATATACTTGATGAGCATTGCTAAGACACAATATTTTTCGCAACGAATTTCTCACCTACTCGTTTGACaggttattattaattcttataTGGGCCTACCACTGACACTACATTATTATTCACCATTAATAACTTAACACTTTAGATAGTTGTGAATTTTGTTGTAACTTTAGACTTATTGTTACTTGATAGTGTAAAATTTACTGTCGTTCAAGTTATGACAAATCTAAGTTTCTTGGTAATTGCAGAAGGTTTTTGATTTCACTGCAAAGCTATTCATTAGTTATGATGCTGAAAATTCACCTACGAAAATGAGCGAGAAGTTCACTAATATCCTAGGAGGTCTCATGTCATTTCCCTTGAATATCCCTGGTACTACATACCATAAATGTTTAAAGGTAATCAAAATAATGAGAAAGCACAAACTTATCCGaaaaatattcatttgaaaTGACTTAGattcattaatttaaatttcacttttcattttttaggaCAAAAATGAAGCAATGAGTATGTTGAGGAAAATATTTAAAGAGAGAATCAATTCACCAAAAAGACATTTTGAAGATTTGCTTGATCTAGCTATAAATGACATGGATAAGGAGAAATTCTTATCAGAAGACCTCATCATCAATGTGGTTTTTGGGCTCTTATTCGCTAGCTTTGATTCCATTTCATCAGCATTGTCGTTAACTCTCAACTTACTTGCGGAGCATCCTGCAGTTTTGCAAGAGTTGACGGTATGTAAATGTACAAGAACATTTTTTTAGCACACAACAGTAATCATGTATCATTTGTTAGCATCTTGCAGTTTTACAAGACTTGTAACCTAACACTGATCATTTATCATTTGTTAGGATGAGCATGAGGCAATTCTTAAGAACAGAGAGAGTCCAAATTCCATACTCACATGGGATGAATATAAGTCGATGACCTTTACTCATCAAGTCAGTTCTACAATCTCTGCATGCTCTGATCTCTCTTCAAGGTGTTTCATGATTCTAGTTATCATATAAACCCAAATATTTTGTTGTGTGGAAATTATAGGTAATCAATGAAGCTTTTAGGTTGGGAGGTGTTGCTCCTGGGTTACTACGGAGAGCACTGAAAGATATTGAATTTAAAGGTATGTTCTTACATGCATATATTCAGTTCAATGTCTTCATATATATTCGGTTAAAGTGTAAATTATTGGCCAAGTGCGTACCAGGATATACAATTCCAGCTGGTTGGACCATTATGCTTGTAAATTCCGCTATTCAATTAAACCCAAACACATACAAGGATCCACTTGCTTTCAATCCATGGCGCTGGAAGGTATGTAATTGTAGCcttattgaaagaaataaatgaTCCAACCACTTATAAGAGACTTGTTTTCCCTCATATTATTGCTGTTTATTCAGGACAATTTCCttgacaacatttttataaatgcAACAGGATCTTGACTCATTGTTTGTATCTAAGAATTTCATGCCTTTTGGTGGAGGAACTAGACTATGTGCTGGGGCAGAGTATAGTAAAACGTTCATGGCTACCTTCCTCCATATTTTGGTCACCAAATATAGGTAATGTGTTCCCCTTTGCGATCTAACTTGGGCAACTGTTGTAACATAATGTTTGCTGCCTAGTTTGTCATGGGATAAAAGAAACCTCTCAATTGAAATTGATCTATTTCATGATTCAAATCAAAcactataaaattaaagaatttttttttttttttttttttttaattcgattGTCGGGGGATGTGGgatttgaatcttggacaaCACTGTTGAAAATACCAAGAGGGGTGCTTATTGAGGTACAAactaaataaaatcttaattgtAATATGGATAAATTTAAGATGCAACTAATATGCAATATCCTACCACACTAAACctctgtatatttttttttcttttctttcaataGGTGGACAAAGGTCAAGGGAGGAACCATTGCTCGAAATCCTATTCTCGAATTTACAGATGGCCTCCACATTAAATTCTCTgtgataaataattaaaatacatttttatttcatGCAAAATAATGGGTATTTCTATATTGAAATAAGATGTttcaatttcaccaaaaataatTGGATACTCATCCAAGTGTAagtatatattttcttgtcttgtTGTATATGTATTATAGGGCTTTGATTGTGTCACATCCAATAATACATCATCTATAAAACGTGCCCACTAGGTGTGAAAGTGTGGTATTGTGTGAAACATTATATAATCGAGTATGTGAAATAATAATTTCCCTTTAATTTAtgtaacctctctctctctctctctctctctctgtgtataCTATTTACAATTAATGTTTTTGATGTGTGTGtgcgagagagagaggaaacatGTGCTAGTTTTGAGCCATATCAACTTCTCAATTTCTCAATGTGAATACATTGTTAAAGTTTGTTCAATTTATGTTTTACTAACAATTCATTTAAATagaatgttttatttatttatcattattttttactaataCAATAGAATTTCGACCAATGATGTTCACTAACTAGTTTGAAGACAAGAGACTTTAACAATATaactaattggtttttgttcaatttatattttgatgacAATTGATTTAAATGGAATGGGAATTATATTACGacaaagatttaaaaaagaaaatatttttccgTTTAAATAACTCGAAAGAATACCAAATaactttttctaaaataaaaagaatacaaaataaTTGGACAACTTATTGAAATGTACCAATATTGTTTTGtctaattttacatttatttcaTTCTATCTCTCTAAAACTTTCATGTTtgccctattttttatttgagcgCTAGGAAGCATGTTGCACTACGACCTACGTGTATATTTTAAGTTGGAACCGGCTTAGGTCTAGTATATAGGAACACTAGACCCATTGAGATGCTGATACATGTCAACATCCTAATGGATCGTGTGCTCATGTGCATTGGGCCCAACCCTTACTCATTTTAAGCCATATTAGTACTCCTCAATTTGAATAATCTGTTAAAGTTTGTTGAATTCACATTCCACTAAGAATTCATTTGGATTGAATGGAATTAGAGGTTAATGGATGGGAATGTCATTGCTATTTAATGGGTTTAGTGAAAGTAAGTGCTTTTGGGTGGGCTTCTTTTTGAGAGAGGGTGAGAGAGAGGGGAGTTTTGGCGAGAGGGCATAGACGGCGTCAACAAGGTGATGAGGAAATTGGGTCTTTCTGAGGTCTAATCAGagactttttttaaaaataaaaaataaaaagtaattttaagtaagactttttatatttatttacttgtattCCAACTAATTTGGTATAATTGCTAAAGTTTCtaatctaatgataaaaagcaATTATAATGTAATGGATGTTGTACGctccaacatatatatatatgtaaggttgaatttaatcaaccattttattgactttattccgtgccaaatttgcttgtatttcagcatttagtaaccctgtatttaggtgggcttgttgtaagggcagtgagtgagatagagtgttgattgctcaagagtgtgcaagaaaacagagactcgcggcttgctctcACGGGTAGTTcgcgcagcacacgtgccaagcgtgccaaaaggtgaacagtcatgctagctagagcactacaggataaaacaggacaactgggcatacagttatctcgcgactgggtctcgcgacttagttaagtcgcgaggccaagccgcaagccacccctgttttgtaaaacctgacgtttcacattcctctctcactccagtataaataccccttatacacacaaatgtaagagaacttctagagagaattttgagagagaaaccctaaagaaaaacaagattgattcaccaacaatctatacattagagtctcttcaaattcctcaactctcttcctctccattgtcaaatccttgagaggcattttaccaaaaccttattctcaccatattcatcactgtgagagggctgtttggtttgctgggaagcagttaggaaggaaccaatctacattggttgatgctacggtctagtagcggaatccgggaagctagaaaaaaaaaaggttcgaagcaacctcgttggagtaagaagtttggagggcttaggtgcactgggtagattaggcttggagggtctattgctgtccaagtatcccaactacattttctagtggattgtttaccgcttggaggacgacggagaggttttacgccgagggcttcggtttcctcttcgataacacatcgcgtgttgtctctgtatttgcatcttccttcctttttatctttgccttttattatctactatgGGTTGTggttttaatttggtttagatagtttatccaattttatattattgcttatgttcattttccgcacactagttgtttgacataaaacttgaattggttaatttgtaaattgagggtctaaacattcaagggtgtttatacatatatttgaactttcaattggtatcagagcgggtacacttgttgtggttttattacctaagtgtgatcctagacccctgtgttgtggtagctgttatggaaaataccatgctgaattgtagttcaagtgtttgtgaaaatgattctatgcatatgtctgaagAGTGTTTTACCAATGATCTTgtagagttattaaaaactaagaaacatgctagaatatttgttcacatgctggaattttttgaaaatcagaatcatgtcttgcacagtagcatatctgaatctaaatcattgattaagaaatataaaagaaagaatagaatgttgtgtgagatgattgagaatctgaaattgaaagttcaatctgaaagaagcatgaaatctaatgatgaatttttgtttgaaggtcaagaatgtttgtcacatgtgagcttatttgtgcatacctcattgaaggtgtttaatgcatgtttgtggtatcttgacagtggttgttctcgccatatgacaggggataagtcactgtttaagacactcaaagaaaaagttggtgactatgtgacctttggtgatggaagtcatgctcaagtcctaggcaaaggaactatcgagatacctggattaccgttgttgaaagatgtgttatACATAAAAGAGCTGAAGGCAAAtctgctgagcatcactcaaatttgtgatgatgatttcctggtaAAATTTTCTAAGAAGGGATTCAGGTCTTGGAAGGAAATCGGACTATTGATAACTATTATGGAGtagttcccacggcacccatcTCATGTAGGAGTGCTCGGGTGGAtatgttggaactttggcatcacagatttgggcatgctaatttcaaacaagtagctaaagtgtccaaacttgaagctgttgagggacttcctaagtttggaaaggtgaagaagaccgtttgtggtgcatgccaaatgggaaagcaaacaaaggcaagtcatcacaaggtgaatgtgattgctacttctCGGTGTTTGGAGTTACTttatgttgatctaatggggcctaccagaactgaaagtctaggaggaaagagatacattatggtcattgtggatgattactcaagatacacttggtttgaattccttagagaaaaatcagaagcatgtgagaagttggagattctgtgcaagaaactacaaaacgagagaggggtccctattgccaaaattagaagtgatcatgggagggaatttgagaatgcaagattcgagtctttctgtgaaaataatggaatcaaaagagaattttcagcccccaaaactccacaacaaaatggagtggtagagaggaAAAATCGGGTGATTCAGgaaatggcaagagtcatgttgcttaacaagcaaatacctcaaaagttttggggagaagctgtcaacacctcgtgtcacattggcaatagaatatttttccgagtaggaacaaagaagaccgcctatgagatttggaatggaaagaagcctagAGTGAAGTATTTCCAGGTGTTTGGAAGAAAAtgttatatcctaaatgatcgggagaatcttgggaagtttgatgcgagaagtgatgaaggtatttttcttgggtactctactacgaGTCGGGCatatagagtttttaacaagagaactaagacagtgatggagtccatcaatgtcaagattgatgatgccttacctaaggtggaaatgattgatgatggtgaagggccgagcaccaaagaacccgatgttgaggtcgaagctcttgatatagaaggtgaagaacctacaccagaagaagaatcgactcccatcaacccaagaatggaaacgagatcgatgtctagaacgtcaagtcctcttactcctTTGGAAGTCCATCCTCTTATCTCTCGAagtgatgaagtctccacatcaaagaagtcatcttcaagagtaattaagaaccatccggaaagcaacatcatagagtctctagatgaaggtcttcgcctcagaaaaggaaacatcttgctagccaatcatgtaacatatcactgctatcttgctcaatttgaaccaaaaagggtagAAGAGGCCCTttaagatgagaattgggttgagttaatgcatgaagagctgaattagtttgtgaggaatgatctGTGGGAACTTGCTTTAAGGCctgaaaatgttcatgtcataggcacaaaatggattttcaaaaacaaaactgatgcagatggagagataattcgaaacaaatctcggttagtagctcagggatacactcaagtagaaggagtagactttgatgaatccttcgctcTTGTGGCAAGACTCGAGTCCATTCGAATTCTAatgtccattgcatgcactatgaacttcaaactctacCAAATGGATTTTAAGTgtgcatttctgaatggatctctaaatgaagaagtgtttgttgagtaaccaaaaggatttgaggatcctcactttCCTGATTATGTGTTAAGactgaagaaagccctttacggcttaaaacaagcacctagagcttggtatgattgGCTTACACATTACCTCTTAGATAAAGGATTCAAAAGGGGGTATGCTGACCGAactttgtttgtcaaaaataatgaaattatctccttgtggcacaagtttatgttgatgacatagtgtttggggctaCCATTGAAGATCGTgttattgaattttctgaagagatgaagaaggaatttgagataagtatggtgggggaactcacatttttcttgggtctacAAGTCAAACAGCAAAAGGAGGGCATATTTGTTTCACAAGAGaagtatgctagaaacattgtcaagaagtttggaccaGACTCCAAAAACATGCTTCaactcccatgagctcatctactaaactgaatgttgattcttttggagtagaagtaagtcctaccttatataggagtatcattgggagtttactctatcttacagctagtagaccagacattgcattcagtgttggtgtttgtgccAGATATTAAGCTAATCCAAAGGAATCTCACCTGACTGCAGTcaagcgaatcattcgatatgttaATGGAacttcaaactatggtctgtggtatttaaaagactcaaatgcttgtcttgcccagtattcagatgctgactgggctggtagtgtagacgatcggaagAGTACTTCAGGAGGCTACTTCTACCTTGGCAACAATCTTGTCTCATGGataaggaaaaaacaaaattccgtgtctctatctactgttgaagcagaatacatcgccgctggaagttgctgcactcagcttctttggatgaagaaattacttcatg
This genomic window contains:
- the LOC115967772 gene encoding cytochrome P450 87A3-like isoform X1; its protein translation is MWTIGLCIVAVLVIYLSYRLNKWSNPKCNGVLPPGSMGLPLIGETLQLIVPSYSLDLHPFIKKKAQKYGPIFRTSVAGSPIVVSIDPEFNHYIAKQEGRLVEIWYLDSFSKLLTMEGENKVTAVGVVHKYIRSIVLNRCGADPLKEKLLPQIEEFVNKTLQTWSSHPLVEMKHAASVKVFDFTAKLFISYDAENSPTKMSEKFTNILGGLMSFPLNIPGTTYHKCLKDKNEAMSMLRKIFKERINSPKRHFEDLLDLAINDMDKEKFLSEDLIINVVFGLLFASFDSISSALSLTLNLLAEHPAVLQELTDEHEAILKNRESPNSILTWDEYKSMTFTHQVINEAFRLGGVAPGLLRRALKDIEFKGYTIPAGWTIMLVNSAIQLNPNTYKDPLAFNPWRWKDLDSLFVSKNFMPFGGGTRLCAGAEYSKTFMATFLHILVTKYRWTKVKGGTIARNPILEFTDGLHIKFSVINN
- the LOC115967772 gene encoding cytochrome P450 87A3-like isoform X2, which gives rise to MWTIGLCIVAVLVIYLSYRLNKWSNPKCNGVLPPGSMGLPLIGETLQLIVPSYSLDLHPFIKKKAQKYGPIFRTSVAGSPIVVSIDPEFNHYIAKQEGRLVEIWYLDSFSKLLTMEGENKKVFDFTAKLFISYDAENSPTKMSEKFTNILGGLMSFPLNIPGTTYHKCLKDKNEAMSMLRKIFKERINSPKRHFEDLLDLAINDMDKEKFLSEDLIINVVFGLLFASFDSISSALSLTLNLLAEHPAVLQELTDEHEAILKNRESPNSILTWDEYKSMTFTHQVINEAFRLGGVAPGLLRRALKDIEFKGYTIPAGWTIMLVNSAIQLNPNTYKDPLAFNPWRWKDLDSLFVSKNFMPFGGGTRLCAGAEYSKTFMATFLHILVTKYRWTKVKGGTIARNPILEFTDGLHIKFSVINN